In one Candidatus Paceibacterota bacterium genomic region, the following are encoded:
- a CDS encoding DoxX family membrane protein encodes MLSIFPNLLTYGLAGPTLLRIVAGLIIIYSGYQLYRSLSAPKSILARIIALLEVLGGIFLVIGLFTQPVALVLILILLIQALKSKTPRWAGAIVYNKRVYLLLIVILLSLLVSGPGFLAFDLPL; translated from the coding sequence ATGTTAAGTATTTTTCCAAATTTATTGACCTACGGACTCGCCGGACCGACGCTTCTTCGGATCGTGGCCGGTTTGATTATTATTTATTCCGGTTACCAGCTTTACAGGAGTCTCTCGGCCCCAAAATCAATTCTGGCCAGAATAATTGCCCTCTTAGAGGTTTTGGGCGGAATTTTTTTGGTTATCGGATTATTCACCCAACCAGTTGCCTTAGTTTTGATTTTGATTTTGCTAATTCAAGCATTGAAATCCAAAACTCCGAGATGGGCCGGTGCAATTGTTTACAATAAGCGGGTTTACTTACTACTCATCGTAATCTTGCTTTCACTTTTAGTTAGCGGCCCGGGTTTTCTCGCCTTTGATTTGCCGCTTTAG
- a CDS encoding TrmH family RNA methyltransferase, with product MSKQKKEVCLVLDNIRSVYNVGAIFRTADALAVDKIYLVGVTPAPIDRFGRFRKDLAKSALGAEKSVAWESVSTLTVVLKKLKKADYQLIAVEQGNGSVDYKKVKIKAKVAFVVGEETKGITKKSLALCDLVAEIPMRGQKESLNVSVATGVALFRILNQ from the coding sequence ATGTCAAAACAAAAAAAAGAAGTTTGTCTCGTGCTAGACAATATCCGAAGTGTCTATAATGTTGGCGCGATTTTTCGGACTGCCGACGCTTTGGCTGTTGATAAAATCTATTTAGTCGGTGTGACACCTGCGCCGATTGATCGTTTTGGCCGATTTCGCAAAGATTTGGCTAAATCTGCTTTGGGTGCGGAGAAGAGTGTGGCTTGGGAATCGGTTTCGACCCTGACTGTTGTCTTAAAAAAACTAAAAAAAGCTGATTATCAATTGATTGCGGTCGAACAAGGCAACGGTTCAGTTGATTATAAAAAGGTAAAGATTAAAGCAAAAGTTGCTTTTGTCGTGGGTGAAGAAACCAAGGGAATCACTAAAAAATCTTTAGCTCTTTGCGATTTAGTAGCCGAAATCCCGATGCGTGGCCAAAAAGAGTCGCTCAATGTTTCCGTGGCGACCGGAGTGGCGCTTTTTAGAATTCTGAATCAGTAG
- a CDS encoding DNA-formamidopyrimidine glycosylase family protein gives MPELPEVHTTATMLDRLISGLTISDAWTDYGGKIHEGKDNIKDPKFFRKFRVSVIGAKIKNVERRGKNVLINLSNGQTILVHMKMTGQLLYGTYRRVPSSKLKVSSKSEKLKAKGQQLTASPWIAIAPEALKDPYSRFVHLVISFTNGKHLALSDVRKFAKVTLLPTKTAHETGHLADIGPEPLEKSFDFKKFQGRLFTWPKSRIKQVLMDPKVVSGIGNIYSDEILWDSGIHPLSIVSKIPALKLKKMFDSMKLILRKGIQFGGDSTSDYRTPLGTKGNFQYHHQAYQKTSGKCGKKRCSGIITKLKLGGRSAHFCPKHQILYS, from the coding sequence ATGCCCGAACTTCCCGAAGTCCACACTACCGCAACAATGCTAGACCGGCTGATTTCCGGCCTTACTATTTCTGATGCTTGGACCGATTATGGCGGAAAAATTCATGAGGGAAAAGATAATATTAAGGACCCGAAATTTTTCCGAAAATTTCGGGTCAGCGTAATTGGCGCGAAAATTAAAAATGTCGAAAGGCGCGGTAAAAATGTTTTGATAAACCTCTCAAACGGTCAGACAATTCTGGTTCACATGAAAATGACCGGCCAACTCCTGTACGGAACGTACAGGCGAGTTCCAAGTTCCAAGTTAAAAGTTTCAAGTAAATCCGAAAAACTAAAAGCTAAAGGCCAACAGCTAACAGCTTCCCCTTGGATCGCGATTGCGCCCGAGGCGCTTAAAGACCCCTACAGCCGATTCGTTCATTTAGTTATTTCGTTTACAAATGGCAAACATTTGGCTCTCTCCGATGTGAGAAAGTTCGCTAAAGTCACTCTCCTACCAACCAAAACCGCTCACGAAACTGGGCATTTGGCCGACATTGGCCCAGAACCCCTCGAAAAAAGTTTTGATTTCAAAAAATTCCAAGGCCGTCTATTCACTTGGCCCAAAAGCAGAATCAAACAGGTTCTCATGGACCCAAAAGTTGTATCCGGCATTGGCAATATTTATTCTGACGAAATTCTTTGGGACTCTGGCATCCATCCCCTCTCGATTGTCTCTAAAATTCCTGCACTAAAGCTAAAAAAGATGTTCGACTCAATGAAGCTGATTTTGAGAAAAGGCATCCAATTTGGCGGTGATTCAACTTCGGATTATCGCACTCCACTCGGCACCAAGGGCAATTTCCAGTATCACCATCAGGCTTATCAAAAGACTAGCGGAAAATGTGGCAAGAAAAGATGCTCCGGTATCATCACCAAACTCAAACTCGGCGGTCGCAGCGCTCACTTCTGCCCCAAGCATCAAATTCTTTACTCTTAG